A single region of the Polyodon spathula isolate WHYD16114869_AA chromosome 12, ASM1765450v1, whole genome shotgun sequence genome encodes:
- the LOC121324063 gene encoding signal transducer and activator of transcription 3 isoform X5, which produces MAQWNQLQQLDPRHLEQLYHLYSDSFPMELRQFLAPWIESQDWAFAANKESHATLVFHNLLGEIDQQYSRFLQENNVLYQHNLRRIKQHLQSKYLEKPMEIARIVARCLWEESRLLQTATTATQDGQAPHHTGTVVTEKQQMLEQHLQDVRKRVQDLEQKMKMLENLQDDFDFNYKTLKSQGEIQDLNGNSQAAATRQKMAQLEQMLTALDQLRRQIVTEMAGLLSAMDFVQKTLTDDELADWKRRQQIACIGGPPNICLDRLENWITSLAESQLQTRQQIKKLEELQQKVSYKGDPIVQHRPVLEERIVELFRNLMKSAFVVERQPCMPMHPDRPLVIKTGVQFTTKVRLLVKFPELNYQLKIKVCIDKDTGDAASLRGSRKFNILGTNTKVMNMEESNNGSLSAEFKHLTLREQRCGNGGRANSDASLIVTEELHLITFETEVYHQGLKIDLETHSLPVVVISNICQMPNAWASILWYNMLTNHPKNVNFFTKPPVGNWEQVAEVLSWQFSSTTKRGLSMEQLTTLAEKLLGPCVNYSGCQITWAKFCKENMAGKGFSFWVWLDNIIDLVKKYMLALWNEGCIMGFISKERERALLSTKPPGTFLLRFSESSKEGGITFTWVEKDISGKTQIQSVEPYTKQQLNSMSFAEIIMGYKIMDATNILVSPLVYLYPEIPKEEAFGKYCRTENTEPPDFTEPGSTVPYLKTKFICVTP; this is translated from the exons ATGGCGCAGTGGAATCAGCTGCAGCAGCTGGACCCCAGGCACCTGGAACAGCTGTATCACCTCTACAGCGACAGCTTTCCAATGGAGCTCAGGCAGTTTCTGGCCCCATGGATCGAGAGCCAAGACTG ggcTTTTGCAGCCAACAAGGAGTCTCACGCCACGCTGGTGTTTCACAATCTGCTTGGAGAGATTGATCAGCAGTACAGTCGCTTTCTGCAAGAGAACAACGTGCTTTACCAGCACAACCTGCGGAGGATAAAGCAGCATCTACAG agcaaGTACCTTGAAAAGCCAATGGAAATCGCCAGGATCGTGGCTCGCTGTTTGTGGGAGGAGTCTCGGTTGCTGCAAACTGCTACAACCGCAACTCAG GATGGACAGGCTCCGCATCACACAGGCACAGTGGTGACCGAAAAACAACAGATGCTGGAACAGCACTTGCAGGACGTGAGAAAGAGAGTGCAG GACTtggaacagaaaatgaaaatgttggaAAACCTACAGGATGATTTTGATTTTAACTACAAGACCCTCAAAAGCCAAGGAG AAATACAGGATCTAAATGGAAACAGTCAAGCAGCAGCAACAAGACAGAAGATGGCACAGCTGGAACAAATGCTAACGGCCTTGGACCAGCTCAGAAGG CAAATTGTAACAGAAATGGCGGGTCTCCTGTCTGCCATGGATTTTGTTCAGAAGACGCTGACGGATGATGAGCTGGCGGACTGGAAGAGAAGACAGCAGATCGCCTGCATAGGGGGGCCCCCTAATATCTGCCTTGACCGCTTGGAAAATTG GATCACGTCCCTGGCCGAGTCTCAGCTCCAGACCCGTCAGCAGATTAAGAAGCTGGAGGAGCTGCAGCAGAAAGTCTCATACAAGGGAGACCCGATCGTCCAGCACCGGCCCGTCCTGGAGGAGAGGATCGTGGAGCTCTTCAGGAACCTCATGAAGAG TGCCTTCGTAGTGGAGAGACAACCTTGCATGCCCATGCACCCAGACCGGCCTCTCGTCATCAAGACAGGCGTACAGTTTACCACCAAAGTCAG GTTACTTGTGAAATTTCCTGAATTAAATTATCAGCTGAAAATTAAAGTTTGCATTGACAA AGATACAGGAGATGCTGCTTCATTAAGAGG GTCACGAAAATTCAACATCCTGGGCACAAACACAAAGGTCATGAACATGGAGGAGTCTAATAACGGCAGCCTGTCCGCCGAATTCAAACATCTG ACCCTGAGAGAGCAGCGCTGTGGAAATGGTGGACGAGCCAACAGTGAT GCATCCTTGATTGTAACAGAAGAGCTGCATCTCATCACCTTCGAGACTGAGGTCTACCACCAGGGACTCAAAATCGACTTGGAG acCCACTCCTTGCCTGTAGTGGTGATCTCCAACATATGTCAAATGCCAAACGCCTGGGCCTCAATCCTCTGGTATAACATGCTGACCAACCACCCAAAGAATGTGAACTTCTTCACCAAGCCCCCCGTGGGAAACTGGGAGCAGGTAGCAGAGGTGCTGAGCTGGCAGTTCTCCTCTACCACGAAGAGGGGGCTTTCCATGGAGCAGCTCACCACGCTGGCTGAGAAGCTGCTAG gtcccTGTGTTAATTATTCTGGATGCCAAATTACTTGGGCAAAATTCTGCAAG GAAAACATGGCAGGCAAAGGTTTTTCATTCTGGGTGTGGCTGGACAATATCATTGACCTGGTGAAAAAATACATGCTGGCGCTTTGGAACGAAGG GTGCATAATGGGGTTCATCAGCAAGGAGAGGGAACGAGCCCTCCTGAGCACAAAACCCCCCGGGACCTTCCTTCTGAGGTTCAGCGAGAGCAGCAAAGAAGGGGGCATCACTTTCACCTGGGTAGAGAAGGACATCAGTG GGAAGACCCAGATTCAGTCTGTGGAGCCATACACCAAGCAGCAGCTCAACAGCATGTCCTTCGCGGAAATCATCATGGGCTACAAAATCATGGATGCCACCAACATCCTGGTCTCTCCCCTGGTGTACCTGTATCCCGAAATCCCAAAGGAGGAGGCGTTTGGGAAGTACTGCCGCACTGAGAACACGGAGCCGCCTGACTTCACTGAACCAGGTA gcACAGTCCCATATCTTAAGACAAAGTTCATCTGTGTCACACCGTAA